Proteins encoded together in one Terriglobia bacterium window:
- a CDS encoding alpha/beta hydrolase family protein gives MYSWETRLTMRDTNRVVRPFDWGLDWMRGWPMVNGSFHRESADPERFVHELNREIVRRSETFFSYETPNDFRIEMHVPPPARDREGKYVQRETAPAQFLRFTSPVQTPFPENNVANARWFPARGRRAMLILPQWNADAESHNGLGRLFNWMGVAALRLSLPYHDVRKPAEIERADYAVSANIGRTIDAVRQGIVEIRACLDWLQQQGYTELGILGTSLGSCYAFIASAHDERLKVNVFNHASTYFADVVWTGQSTRHIRAGIESAIGLDRLRDCWRSISPMSYFDKFAAKPKKSLVVWATHDLTFLPEFSRQVVAEFARRKCDFRQAVLPCGHYVTGETPFKYVDAFHICRFVSSAF, from the coding sequence ATGTATTCCTGGGAGACGCGTCTCACCATGCGCGACACCAACCGCGTGGTGCGGCCCTTCGACTGGGGGCTCGACTGGATGCGGGGCTGGCCGATGGTGAACGGCAGCTTTCACCGCGAATCTGCCGATCCCGAGCGCTTCGTGCACGAGCTGAACCGCGAGATCGTGCGCCGCAGCGAAACCTTTTTCTCCTACGAAACGCCGAACGACTTCCGCATCGAGATGCATGTACCGCCGCCGGCGCGCGACCGGGAAGGGAAGTACGTCCAGCGCGAGACGGCCCCGGCACAGTTCTTGCGCTTCACCTCACCGGTGCAGACGCCCTTCCCGGAGAACAACGTAGCGAATGCCCGCTGGTTTCCGGCGCGGGGCCGCCGCGCCATGCTCATCCTGCCGCAGTGGAACGCCGACGCCGAGAGCCATAACGGCCTGGGACGGTTGTTCAACTGGATGGGTGTCGCGGCTCTGCGCCTCAGCCTGCCCTACCACGACGTGCGCAAGCCCGCCGAGATCGAGCGCGCCGACTACGCCGTCTCGGCCAACATCGGCCGCACCATCGACGCCGTGCGCCAGGGCATCGTCGAGATCCGCGCCTGCCTCGACTGGCTCCAGCAGCAGGGATACACCGAGCTCGGGATCCTCGGCACCAGCCTGGGTTCGTGCTACGCGTTCATCGCCAGCGCCCACGACGAGCGCTTGAAGGTCAACGTCTTCAACCACGCTTCGACTTACTTTGCGGACGTGGTCTGGACCGGCCAGTCCACACGCCACATCCGCGCCGGGATCGAGTCCGCCATCGGCCTCGACCGGCTTCGCGATTGCTGGCGCTCCATCAGTCCCATGTCGTACTTCGACAAGTTCGCCGCCAAGCCGAAGAAATCGCTGGTCGTCTGGGCCACGCACGACCTCACCTTCCTGCCGGAGTTCTCCAGGCAGGTGGTCGCCGAGTTCGCGCGCCGGAAATGCGATTTCCGCCAGGCGGTACTCCCCTGCGGCCACTACGTCACCGGAGAGACGCCCTTCAAATACGTGGACGCCTTCCACATCTGTCGCTTCGTTTCTTCCGCCTTCTAG